One window from the genome of Lacerta agilis isolate rLacAgi1 chromosome 16, rLacAgi1.pri, whole genome shotgun sequence encodes:
- the CAAP1 gene encoding caspase activity and apoptosis inhibitor 1 yields MTGRKFPKEKKRHRSRLGCLEEGGTERKRRSTESLQGLAEEAKCTTTQVLENEDVEDEPSDLEEGGLDLSVQLKPVSFYITDKKEMLQQCFCIIGEKKVQKMLPDVLKDCSIEEIKRLCLEQLELLSEKKLLRILEGENEADSDSDEEANGGEEKTAVESISQQDNSIDSTSSLKEDNKLEALDSKQGKGEDSDVLSINADAYDSDIEGPCNEEDNSEGLERTVRSGDGPIDDLQKDIDKSVNEILGLAESSPKEPEAATLAVPPTDDVQPSAQQLELLELEMRARAIKALMKAGDVKK; encoded by the exons ATGACGGGGCGCAAGTTTCCCAAGGAGAAGAAGCGGCACCGCTCCCGCCTGGGCTGCCTGGAGGAAGGAGGCACCGAGAGGAAACGCCGGAGCACCGAGTCGCTTCAAGGCCTGGCCGAG GAAGCAAAATGTACTACTACACAAGTTCTAGAAAATGAGGATGTGGAAGACGAACCCAGTGACCTAGAAGAAGGTGGATTAGATCTCAGCGTGCAATTGAAGCCAGTTAGTTTCTACATCACAGATAAGAAGGAAATGCTTCAGCAGTGCTTTTGTATCATAGGGGAGAAGAAAGTACAGAAAATGCTGCCTGATGTCTTAAAG GACTGTTCAATAGAAGAAATCAAAAGGCTTTGTCTTGAACAGTTGGAGCTCCTGTCTGAGAAGAAGTTATTGAGAATTCTTGAAG GTGAGAATGAAGCTGACTCCGACAGTGATGAAGAGGCTAATGGTGGGGAAGAGAAGACGGCAGTTGAATCTATTAGCCA GCAAGACAATAGTATAGATTCTACTTCTTCTTTGAAGGAAGACAACAAACTGGAAGCTTTGGACTCAAAGCAAG GCAAGGGAGAAGACAGCGATGTTCTCAGCATCAACGCAGACGCATACGACAGTGACATCGAAGGCCCATGCAATGAGGAGGATAATTCAGAAGGGCTAGAAAGGACTGTCAGAAGTGGAGATGGTCCAATAGACGACCTCCAGAAGGACATTGATAAAAGCGTGAACGAGATCCTGGGGCTTGCCGAATCTTCCCCAAAGGAGCCAGAGGCAGCAACTTTGGCGGTTCCTCCAACAGATGATGTCCAGCCTTCAGCGCAGCAGCTGGAACTCCTGGAGCTTGAGATGCGAGCGAGGGCTATTAAGGCTCTCATGAAAGCCGGAGATGTAAAAAAATAG